TGCAATGTAATTGATATGACAAATTTAACCATCAATATACTAAATTGTGATTGCAGCCGTAGATGTATTTCAGCTAATTATAGTATGAAATTATGGTTTAATATGATTGTGAAAGAGtcattaacatattttaataaaaatatatgaataactACTTGTTCGTGTCTAAAATACCAAAATATGATTTGTGATAGGGTTTGAATGATAGTGGAATTGACTCTCAAGGAATCACCAACAATATTAACATGATGACTAAAGTTAAGACCGCTATAACCAATTTATGTACCCCTTGAGATGAAATGCTTAATAAATACATAGTCAAGGTAATAATTTTCACTATGATATGAGGTAATTCCAATTTCCATGTTTCAACTTGTAAGGTTCAAATGTGAATGATTAAGTACAACATCAACTgttaattaacaaaattttagATATATAAAAGATGTGACCCATATACTCACTGCGTTAAGGTTTTGAGTGAAAAAGTGGTGTCAAAGTCTCTTGTGATCCTGTAGCATTTGGCTCGTTGCTGTTCTCGTGGACTTATCAACAAGTGGTATTAGAGCAATAGTTTGACTTTGTGGGGAGCAGGATGGAATCCTATTATTGGATTATCGTATCGAAAGCCTTCTTAACAATGTAGTTAAAAAGTTTGTCCTATTGGTAATTACAACGATGCAAGTATAAGATGTAGGATACTCATACTGGAGGGGTAGAATATTGTATTCAAGTGTAAGTCATTAAGTCTCACATCAATTATGAATTAGcaaaatgttaaatatataaaataagtgaCCCATATATCAATTtgcattaaaattttaggttgAGATGTGAGGTTAAAGTTTTTTGTGGATCCTGAAGCATTTGACTTGATGCTTCTCTCGTGCCCCCATACTTTTCAACACAACTTAGTCTAATAGAATGGACACAACTTACTCTGATAGAGGAGTATGCTCACATATAAATACGTTTTGTTACACGTAGATTGTATTGTGGGTTATTacgaataaaatttattaacttatGTGTGTGTAATTAATCACGTGTCATCGTATTATAATTTCATATAgatagatattaaaaaaatttggggtgAAAATCTCATCCTCTGTCATACTCCCTCGATTTCattatgtttgacattttagtaaaatatttgtCTCAATTTACTCACAGTATACAATATCAATATCAACCAAAGAACACTATTTTTCCTTACTAATCCATTCATCTCAACAGTAATAGTTGTTATCGTAGAGTGCATGATAAAGATAGAAATAAAATGACATATTAGAaagatatataattttcttaaaaatgttaattgtattttgtaattcaagttttttaACTTTAtgcaacaaataaaatagaataaaacaaGTGCTAGTTGGTCTTTGAATAACATTGACAATAAAGTGATTTAATGGTTGCGACCAAATTGACATTCaactaaataaaacataatGTATGTTTAGAAACTTTGTATGTATACCAATAATATCGTAAGTCAAACCAAAAGTTACCACATATAACTTCAACCGAATATCTATTCAGTGACGAATCATTGACTTCCAAAACACAGTAAtagatatttataataaaataaaatatgttaaataatataatacatttttattatattaatattcaaAACATGAGATGATTgatcaacaaatatataaaaaaactcaattaaTTGCCAAAGCAAATTATCCTTCCACAGTTTAGACCATTGaatacaaaataatatcaatcattggatgaaaatgaaTTGGATCacaatagaattttttttttctttcgctTCCTTAAACGCACACAAATCCTTTTTAGCCAAAGATCAAAATTTACAAAACATTTTTACTCTTTTAGGCAAAAATATTAGAAGTATATATAGTTTTGCGTTCAAACCACACCTTGTCCAAAATTGTGGCATCCTAATACACTTTGCCATGTAATTTGTAAAGTTACAATTTGGCGCTTCAACTTTACCGCATAATTTGCAAAGCTATAATTTGATACCTCAACCTTGCCGCGCAATTCCGTAATCCTACCaccaaaacaaacaaacactaaTTAAATGTATTTCGCCTGCtacatacatataaataataaacaagaaaatagtTCACCACAATAACACTAAAATAGAACTATTTCAAATCTCAGTAACCTGTAATTGTATGCATCCACAACAAGCTAAAAAACCATAACTCAGAATTGAAAAGGGTAATAAGCAAGATATAATATCATCATCCATGTAAAGGCAAAAGCCACGTGGACCCCACTCCATACccatgaaaattgaaaaaatccAAATGGCGGATTCCAAAACCAAAATTCAACTCAAATTTACAAACCCGCGAGATCCGAACTAATATGGATTCTCCATTGTAGCGCCTAAATTAAAATCgcacaattataaaaattaaaaatcaataatataacGCTGCTATATAAAATCAcgcatatatttatttatttttcgttttcgtgctcaaaattttctcaaaaacaaacttcactctctttctctctctctctgttttCACAAACGGAGGTTAAAGAAAGAAGACAAAAAACCCTAAAGTTTTTTCGAATTGTGTTTAATTGCATCGATTTTAGTGTTTTCTAGGGTTTCGATGCAGTGAGTTTGCAAGATCTGCAACGAACGAGACTTGAATCACGGTAACAATGGCTTCCACTGATAAGGAGCTTGAAGAGGAACTTCTAGAAGCAGGGGAAAAGCTCGTAGATCTTCCTTCTTCCGTTGATGATTTACTTAGtcttctatgtgtaaataaacacactcttctttttcttttttaatttcgttgaattttttatttctctgtttttttctttctcgcATTTTGTTTCGTTTGTTTTGTGCATGGAGCTTGTTCGCTAGTTtttctttaattgattttgcatGTTGTCGATGCCATGTTTTTGCCCTTATTGCATGGATTCTCTATGAGTTTTTTTGAATTGTTTATGATGGCTTGTTGCTGTTTGTTCATAATTCACGATCTTCGTTAAATGTTTGGGGTTGAAAAAactgaaaataaattttgtttgtagAAATCCTCAATTGAGTGATGTACGTgatgaaaaatattgaaaatagaACTAGAGTCGTACACAATTGTTTATGTTTTGATATTTGGATTGTTGATTTGTGAGCACTACTTTCTCAGTTGCCTCATTTCTTGAATGTGCTGACTAGCTAGGTTTGATTGGTAATATTAATAAGTCTGCTAATCTCAAAATTAGTTTGGATGTTGGCATCTATTGATTAGGTTAAGGCCAGTTTCCAACAAGTAATGTAAGTGGAAAAAGATGAATTGTTTGCTGATATTGAGTTTATTCAGATTTTTTTACCTACTCTATCAGAATTAACGATCAGAAACCAGCTATATATCTGGGCATAGGCGGTGCCATCAAGTATATGTCTCAgtttgttgtaaatatattaagCTCTACTAAATTTGTTTCTAGAGAAAAAGAGGGATTAAGGAATGTAGGATAACTAGTTTTTGTAAGCCAAgctaaaataagaaatttaaaaGTATTACTTTATTGGTATTTAAAGTGCCTGTCGTATCGCGTTTAAATTAGTTATGTtagttattgattttaattactGTAAAATTTTaggaatataatatttttcttggGATACCTAGTTATCTATTTATAAGGAAAAAACAGTACCGATTATATTCGTTAATCAATAGGGTTTTGAATGCATTTTCTTGGCGTGGGCAATTTGATATCTTTGAATTGATGAGGTATAATTTTGATTGTTGTAGCGTACTCTGTGAATGTAAATTAGTTCCTTCACatcaaataaaaggaaaaaaaaattacattgcaAGATGTTTACCTCTAGTGGCTGGTGCCTATGATGCAATTGTTGTCAGATAGCAATCTGAATTGTAAGATTGCAAAATATTATGATCTTGCCACCCCTGAATGAGTTGGAGCACACGCGAGTTCACAGTTAAGTGAGATCCTGTGCAAGATCACAAAGATCGTGAGATTGTTTCTCTTGCAATCCCTAATAAATGATTTCCTTGCCAGGATGCGCGTCCTGGTTCCCCCTAATCCGTGATGGAGAGTCCCTCAACCTTTGCTCTTTCGCGTTCAACAATTTCTTATCCTGCAAGTGGTGGTTTCCGACAAATCCAATCACTATTTGGTTTCTGTTGCTCTGGTTCTTAACACAAGTGCTGCAACGACACTTTTCCGTGAGTGAGCAGCAGCAGCCAGAAGACGTTTTGTTTCTTATTCCTAGATGGGATGTCAGGGCACACTCTTATTTAAAATTGGGCTGTATTTTGTTTTTGGCCCATGTGCTCAGTCACTAAAGTGGGCTCTTTTATGGAAAAGGGGTAAAAAGCTTGAAATAATAATGGCTAAAAGGGTTCATTAAAATTGGCACATATCATCCATCTAATAAGCATATAGTTTtatgcaaattttattttaatataaaaataccataaTAATcgaaacaaaataatatatattaagtaATAATATCagtgttataaaaatttataatcaacatatattagtGTTGTCAGAGCTTTCAGGTATTTTCAATGGTATTCATTTGCGTATTCAATGTGGTTTTTGTCGGATCTTGGTGGAGAGTAACTTTCTAGTTGTTATTCATCTGTTGGAGGGTGGTATTTCCTCGGGCTATCCTTATCATATTTGATTATTTCCTAGATTTATTACCTTGTTGGGAGGGATGTGTAGATCAGATAGACCAGGTGGGGACATCTTAGCCAACTTTAGTTTTTCTCGATATACGGCTTAGGATTTTTGATTGCGTTACTGATTTTCTTTTGTGCCTCTCTTGGGAGACTGCTGGGGTCTGCTTCCCCAGAGGCTTTTAGCTTTGTTTCTTTGGGCCTTTGGTACcatttattcaatatatattaaataatattatgtaaatgaaaaaaatgaataaattactgtgtgtgtgtgtgtgtgtatatatatatatacagttTTTCATTTTGGTAGAATCTTACAAACCTTGTTACGATCCTACATTTTATATAATCTTGCAACCCTCctcattaacttttaaatttttacatcacTGCTTGTGTTCCGCTCATTGAATTTATTTGTGAGTTCTGTTTCTTATGAATCACTATTACCATAGTTACTTTAGTCTTGGATGTGTGTTTGAATATTTTGTTACTTGTTCTTTACTTGCTTTAATTTTTCCTATGTTGTTAATACGGTATATTTGTTTCGGGggttaattttaacaaaaattgcaAAAAGTCAAAAAGCATTGTCTAACTTTCCATGTCAACTAGTAACTCTGTTGTAGTATAACAGCATTAATTAATTTCTCATCTTGAAGAAGTTATGTAGGTCTCAAGACAATGGCTGACCAAAATATTTATCACATGTGCTTGATATTGCGTTTCTTTCTTGGAACTGCAGCAAGTTGAAAGTTGCCTATCAAGGGTTGAACAGTCACCTACCGAATCTATGCAGAATGCACTCTCTCCATCATTGAAAGTATTAATTGCCAATAAACTTGTAAGGCATTTAGATGTTGATGTCAAAGTTGCAGTTGCCTCATGCTTCAGTGAGATAACACGAATCACTGCACCTGATGCTCCTTACGATGATGACCAAATGAAGGTGTGTTTGATTATTTTCTgttctaaattaaaattaattgtattctATTCTACTGTTGTGCTCTTTACAAACTATGTTTGTTGAGTTTAATGGTGTCATTTTCTTTCAGGATGTCTTTAGATTAATTGTATCTTCATTTGAAAATCTACATGATAGCTCAAACCGATGGTACCAAAAGAGGATTTTAATCCTCGAAACAGTTGCAAAAGTCAGGTCTTGTGTGGTAATGCTGGATCTTGAATGCGATGATCTCATTTTGGAGATGTTTCAGCATTTCTTGAAGACAATAAGGTAAGAGCTGTTGTATATAATTCCAGCATTATAGCTTCGAGATGTTTTGTAATGCATTTCTTAGATTTTATGCCGAACTTGACCACACAAAACCGACTTGTAAGAGTAGGATTATCAAGCTTTATACGCTGTGTTTAGGCTTATATCTCGAGGCGAAGTTGGACTTTTGCATATTCatgaatatcaatttttatcCTCATACTTGATATATAATCTTTAGATGTTTGTATTGAGAAATTTGCTTTTGACTGAATGGTAGGGTTGTTGTTCCATTTGGTTCTGAACTTTAATGACtgatatcattatcattattggTTCTAAGTAGTAAGTATTAGATAATGATGTCAATGTTTCTTTTGTGGTATGCCACTATGCCTTCCTTTTTTTGTGTGCAACTGAATGTGGACTTTTATTGCACTCAGTCATTGTATGCTTTGCAaagtgaatatatatatatatagggagcATATCAAATGAGAGGAGTTTTACAATGAGAGGGTGAGAAAGTTAAATCTTGACCGCACAATCATAcatggatggtcaagattagaagaaaaagtcatatgatttttttaagtgaTCGTGTGCTACTTAAATAACTCTTAATCATGACCATCTATGTATGGTTGTATGGTTAAAATTTAACCCTCATTGTAAAACTCCTCATTTGACAtgctccatatatatatataagataaaagAGGCAGCTAATTTATTTCAACAGTAATTAAATATTAGATTCTGTGACATATTTCTTCAGACTAATACAAGCCAGATGAGGTGAAATGATTTTGTCTATGGTCTGAATTGAATATGAAATTATTACTAGAAGCAGTAATTGTAGTTGTAGTGTATTTCTGGTTTCTTTATCTAGTTGGATGCTAGATGCGTGAATATAGTTCTAAGCAGCTTTGTTTAAAACTTTCAGGGAACATCACCCAGGAAATGTTTTCTTGTCCATGGAAACCATAATGGTCCTTGTTATTGAGGAAAGTGAAGATATATCTCTTGACTTACTCTCTCCAATCTTAGATAGTGTAAAGAAAGATAATGAGGTTGGAAATTTTATTTCGTTCATTTTAATAGATCATGATTATGAAACTGAAACATATTTTATCATGAATTTCTTACTATTGTCTTGGTTTCTGTCATTATGATTCAGGAAGTTATGCCAATTGCTCGAAAGTTAGGGGAAAGNNNNNNNNNNNNNNNNNNNNNNNNNNNNNNNNNNNNNNNNNNNNNNNNNNNNNNNNNNNNNNNNNNNNNNNNNNNNNNNNNNNNNNNNNNNNNNNNNNNNNNNNNNNNNNNNNNNNNNNNNNNNNNNNNNNNNNNNNNNNNNNNNNNNNNNNNNNNNNNNNNNNNNNNNNNNNNNNNNNNNNNNNNNNNNNNNNNNNNNNNNNNNNNNNNNNNNNNNNNNNNNNNNNNNNNNNNNNNNNNNNNNNNNNNNNNNNNNNNNNNNNNNNNNNGGAAAGAGTTCTTCAAAGTTGTGCAGCAAGGCTTAAACCGTATCTAGTGCAAGCTGTGGATACCTTGGGTATTTCTTTGAATGATTATAGTGATGTTCTTGCCTCAGTATGCAAAGATACATCAGATAACTTGGCGCTAAATGATGTATGTGCTACTAGTGATCATGTGGTGAATTTCATTCTTTTGGCTTGACAATTTTTCTTCATGAAATAGCTTATGATTTCGTTTGTTTTTGGTCCAGGTACATGACTGCAAATCAGCAGAAGAGCCTGTGGAGGAGTCGGCACAGGTGTGTCTGTTCTATCcatatgttttgtttttcatttggCTGTTCTATTTTTTACCCTCCAGCTTTGGGACACTGGAAGATgtcaatttttctttatcaggtGGATAGCGAGATTACAAAAGAAGCCACACCACCTCAACAAGATAATGCTGCTGAGGACAGATCTCCCAAGTCTGTAATGAGCAATGGCATTGCACAGGCTGGAGAAGATGATGCTTTAATAGATTCAAAATCCCTAAAGAAGCAAGACGATGCTGACTCTTCTGTTCTGTCAAAAGGTAATAATTTGTTGAGTAATGATTTGGACATTGTAAAAGTTGACAATAAAGAACAAAAGCCGGAACAAAGTACAAAGAAGGAACAAAGTACAAAGAAAGGTGGTAAGAAATCGAGCTCTTCAAAATCGGCAAAGCTTTCTAAGAACTCAAGTGCTGTTAGTGAGAAGGAAGCCGAGAAAACAAATGACTCTAAAAGTCACATCAAAGAAGTTCCTAGTTCTCTTAATGAGGATGTTGTGGAGGCTACTGGAACTTCAGAGAATGACAAAGAGATTAAAGTTAAGATTTCATCAACTAAAGCAGGTGACATTGAATCTGATGCTGTTGTTTCTCCTTCACCGAGCGAGAGCAATCATGATGAGAATCGCTCAAAGAAACGTGCACGgacaaaaaagaaagatatcTCTGTGAAAGAAGTGGCTGCAGAAGATAATTCAAAAAGGGTGTCTGAAGGAACATGTGATTCAGAAGTAAAATCAACAAAGCCATCAGCAAAAAAGGGACTTGGTCGTAGCTCTGACATGAAAATTACTACTTTTGTTGATGCTGTAAAAAAGGGTAGTGGAAAAGCAGAAGAAAGAACAAAAGGTGATGGTGGGTCATCCTCACGGAAGTCggaggaaaagaaaaggaagggACAGGAGAAAGGTAACTTAGAAAAGGGTCTAGCAAAATCTTCCTCTAAAGATGAGGATAAGGTACTTTTGTGCTTGCTGTTAGAACATTTCTTTGCTATTATTTATTCATATCACTGCAACATGATATATGATTTtgtccaaaaataaattattgactAATTTTGTAAATGTTTTAGGCAGTGGCATCTTCACTTAAGTCAGCTAGGAAAACAACCAAAGATGAACGTCCAGAGGAGACTCCTAAGACAAATTTGAAGAGGAAACGCACTTCAGGAAAAGAAAAAGTGTGAACCCTGCTCTgtaattttagaattttgataACAAAATTTCATTATGCATCGTCCTTTGGAACTGTCCTTTTAGTAGCTATGTAGGTTATGTGCTGGACTTTTGCAGTATAATTATATgtgttgatattattttttaatgtgatgCTGGTTTGTTGAAATAATACTGATCAATGTCCTTATTATAGCAGAGGAATTAATTAGTTGCAAATTCATGTGGGCTTCCTTATTTTTAAATGCTATCTGTATTTTCCTATGTTGTTCTAAAATGCTTCCCACTATTTCTTGTTAATTAcacagtttttatttttcatctcaGTTTGATTGCTGATCTTCTGACTATTGTCTCAGGAGTCTGATATCAAGAAAAATGATCAAAGTCTTGTTGGAACACGGGTTAAGGTTTGGTGGCCAGATGATGAAATGTAAGTTCATGGTGGTTCTTCATTTGTGACATACTGTGATCGGTTATTTTAGTTATGTAGGATCTGGGACTGGGAGTGTTGTATGCTATTGGATTTGTACTTGTTGCATACTGGGTTGAAACAGGCTGTTGTTTCCTTGCTATATATGGTTGATTATCTTTTT
The genomic region above belongs to Cicer arietinum cultivar CDC Frontier isolate Library 1 chromosome 4, Cicar.CDCFrontier_v2.0, whole genome shotgun sequence and contains:
- the LOC101501282 gene encoding sister chromatid cohesion protein PDS5 homolog C isoform X2; the protein is MASTDKELEEELLEAGEKLVDLPSSVDDLLSLLCQVESCLSRVEQSPTESMQNALSPSLKVLIANKLVRHLDVDVKVAVASCFSEITRITAPDAPYDDDQMKDVFRLIVSSFENLHDSSNRWYQKRILILETVAKVRSCVVMLDLECDDLILEMFQHFLKTIREHHPGNVFLSMETIMVLVIEESEDISLDLLSPILDSVKKDNEEVMPIARKLGERVLQSCAARLKPYLVQAVDTLGISLNDYSDVLASVCKDTSDNLALNDVHDCKSAEEPVEESAQVDSEITKEATPPQQDNAAEDRSPKSVMSNGIAQAGEDDALIDSKSLKKQDDADSSVLSKGNNLLSNDLDIVKVDNKEQKPEQSTKKEQSTKKGGKKSSSSKSAKLSKNSSAVSEKEAEKTNDSKSHIKEVPSSLNEDVVEATGTSENDKEIKVKISSTKAGDIESDAVVSPSPSESNHDENRSKKRARTKKKDISVKEVAAEDNSKRVSEGTCDSEVKSTKPSAKKGLGRSSDMKITTFVDAVKKGSGKAEERTKGDGGSSSRKSEEKKRKGQEKGNLEKGLAKSSSKDEDKAVASSLKSARKTTKDERPEETPKTNLKRKRTSGKEKESDIKKNDQSLVGTRVKVWWPDDEMFYEGVVDSFDSSIKKHKVLYDDGDEEILNFEEEKWEIIEVVADPDGEEGSHRASPNPSDDMPLKKKGKTNAGESKKEGKRDSSSKSGGATSSKSKGPSVKSNQKSKTVGKSEGEVSRKSKDAAQKTGGKSEDRPLKSSGKSEDRLLKSGGKSEDRPLKSGGKSEDRLLKTGGKSEDRLLKTGSKTGGKSEDRPLKSGSKSIDSAHKNNSKKTDASKIRKSKDGDVDTPKQKPKQETPKTGKSKQGTSKIALSSKTKSTKSGKSNTNGTGKVKFVLPKTEDSENSENENSDDSTNEVEDRKVKTPSSSKAGSEVKSGKKRGRN
- the LOC101501282 gene encoding sister chromatid cohesion protein PDS5 homolog C isoform X1, with product MASTDKELEEELLEAGEKLVDLPSSVDDLLSLLCQVESCLSRVEQSPTESMQNALSPSLKVLIANKLVRHLDVDVKVAVASCFSEITRITAPDAPYDDDQMKDVFRLIVSSFENLHDSSNRWYQKRILILETVAKVRSCVVMLDLECDDLILEMFQHFLKTIREHHPGNVFLSMETIMVLVIEESEDISLDLLSPILDSVKKDNEEVMPIARKLGERVLQSCAARLKPYLVQAVDTLGISLNDYSDVLASVCKDTSDNLALNDVHDCKSAEEPVEESAQVDSEITKEATPPQQDNAAEDRSPKSVMSNGIAQAGEDDALIDSKSLKKQDDADSSVLSKGNNLLSNDLDIVKVDNKEQKPEQSTKKEQSTKKGGKKSSSSKSAKLSKNSSAVSEKEAEKTNDSKSHIKEVPSSLNEDVVEATGTSENDKEIKVKISSTKAGDIESDAVVSPSPSESNHDENRSKKRARTKKKDISVKEVAAEDNSKRVSEGTCDSEVKSTKPSAKKGLGRSSDMKITTFVDAVKKGSGKAEERTKGDGGSSSRKSEEKKRKGQEKGNLEKGLAKSSSKDEDKAVASSLKSARKTTKDERPEETPKTNLKRKRTSGKEKESDIKKNDQSLVGTRVKVWWPDDEMFYEGVVDSFDSSIKKHKVLYDDGDEEILNFEEEKWEIIEVVADPDGEEGSHRASPNPSDDMPLKKKGKTNAGESKKEGKRDSSSKSSGGATSSKSKGPSVKSNQKSKTVGKSEGEVSRKSKDAAQKTGGKSEDRPLKSSGKSEDRLLKSGGKSEDRPLKSGGKSEDRLLKTGGKSEDRLLKTGSKTGGKSEDRPLKSGSKSIDSAHKNNSKKTDASKIRKSKDGDVDTPKQKPKQETPKTGKSKQGTSKIALSSKTKSTKSGKSNTNGTGKVKFVLPKTEDSENSENENSDDSTNEVEDRKVKTPSSSKAGSEVKSGKKRGRN